In the Candidatus Electrothrix sp. GW3-4 genome, one interval contains:
- a CDS encoding amino acid ABC transporter ATP-binding protein gives MGNTSTQQVEYDRSIAIELQGVHKWYGTFHVLKNINLTVQRGEKIIICGPSGCGKSTLIRCINRLEEHQRGMIQVDGVEIDDDLKHIEQVRRNIGMVFQQFNLFPHLTVMENCCLALIWVLKKPRQEAEAIALDYLERVKVVDQAYKYPGQLSGGQQQRVAIARSLCMNPSIMLFDEPTSALDPEMIKEVLDVMVDLAQDGMTMLCVTHEMGFARTVADRVLFMDSGEIIEENDPENFFSNPQSKRTKLFLGQIL, from the coding sequence ATGGGAAATACATCCACACAACAAGTAGAGTACGATCGATCCATTGCTATTGAACTCCAAGGAGTTCATAAATGGTACGGCACCTTTCATGTTCTGAAAAATATTAACCTGACAGTCCAACGTGGGGAAAAAATTATTATCTGCGGGCCCTCTGGTTGTGGGAAATCAACCCTTATCCGCTGTATCAACCGACTGGAAGAGCATCAGCGCGGGATGATTCAAGTGGATGGGGTGGAGATTGATGATGATCTCAAGCATATTGAACAGGTACGCCGTAATATTGGCATGGTCTTCCAGCAGTTTAATCTCTTTCCCCACCTGACCGTGATGGAGAACTGTTGCCTGGCCTTGATCTGGGTCCTGAAAAAACCCCGCCAAGAGGCTGAGGCCATTGCCCTGGATTACCTGGAACGGGTCAAGGTGGTGGATCAGGCCTATAAATATCCTGGCCAGCTCTCCGGTGGACAACAGCAGCGAGTGGCCATTGCCCGTTCTCTCTGCATGAATCCCAGTATTATGCTCTTTGATGAGCCGACCTCGGCCCTTGATCCGGAGATGATCAAAGAGGTCCTGGATGTTATGGTGGATCTGGCCCAGGACGGCATGACCATGCTCTGCGTCACCCATGAGATGGGCTTTGCCCGCACCGTTGCCGATCGGGTCCTCTTTATGGACTCTGGTGAGATTATTGAGGAGAATGATCCTGAAAACTTCTTTTCCAATCCGCAGTCAAAGCGGACCAAGCTCTTTTTGGGGCAGATTTTATAA
- the ettA gene encoding energy-dependent translational throttle protein EttA: MAQEANKIIYSMIKVSKKYKDQVIIKDISLSYFYGAKIGVLGLNGSGKSTLLRILAGKDKDFEGESLLSEGFTVDMLEQEPELDPDKTVRDIVEQGVQGVVDLLEEYNQINARFAEPMDDDAMQALIERQGEVQDQLDAADAWNLDSRLEMAMDALRCPPAEAKIGVLSGGEKRRVALCRILLKKPDILLLDEPTNHLDAESVAWLEHHLQRYEGTVIAVTHDRYFLDNVAGWILELDRGRGIPWKGNYSSWLEQKQKRLALEEKKESERQRTLQRELEWIRMSPKGRHAKAKARINQYEQLLNQDSSERMKKLEIYIPPGPRLGKVVIEGEGISKSYGDRILVEDLSFSLPPGGIVGIVGPNGAGKTTLFRMITGQEEPDEGSIRIGETVKLCYVDQGRDNLDPNKTIYETISEGQETIWLGTQEVNARAYVGKFNFSGSAQQNKVSEISGGQRNRVHLAMMLKEGGNVLLLDEPTNDLDVNTLRALEEALESYGGCAVIISHDRWFLDRLATHIMAFEGDSKVVWFEGNYSEYEQDYKKRMGAEADQPHRIRYRSLTRA; this comes from the coding sequence ATGGCACAAGAAGCGAATAAGATCATCTATTCGATGATTAAGGTCAGTAAAAAGTACAAAGATCAAGTTATTATTAAAGATATCTCCCTCTCCTATTTCTACGGCGCCAAGATCGGGGTGCTGGGCCTGAACGGCTCAGGAAAGAGTACCTTGCTCCGTATCCTGGCGGGCAAGGATAAGGACTTTGAGGGCGAGAGCCTTCTCTCCGAGGGCTTTACTGTGGACATGCTGGAGCAGGAGCCTGAGCTTGATCCAGATAAGACCGTGCGTGATATTGTCGAGCAGGGCGTCCAGGGCGTTGTTGATCTGCTGGAAGAGTATAACCAGATCAATGCCCGATTTGCCGAACCCATGGACGACGATGCCATGCAGGCCCTGATTGAACGCCAGGGCGAGGTCCAGGATCAGCTGGATGCCGCTGATGCCTGGAATCTGGACAGCCGTCTGGAGATGGCCATGGATGCCCTGCGCTGTCCTCCTGCTGAGGCCAAGATCGGGGTGCTCTCCGGGGGTGAGAAACGCCGGGTGGCCCTCTGTCGCATCCTCCTCAAGAAGCCGGATATCCTCCTCCTGGATGAGCCCACCAACCATCTGGATGCCGAGTCCGTGGCCTGGCTGGAGCATCATCTCCAGCGCTACGAGGGCACGGTCATCGCGGTCACCCATGATCGTTATTTTCTGGATAACGTGGCTGGTTGGATCCTGGAGCTTGATCGGGGACGGGGTATCCCCTGGAAGGGTAACTATTCCTCCTGGCTGGAGCAGAAACAGAAGCGCCTGGCCCTGGAAGAGAAAAAGGAGAGCGAGCGCCAGCGGACCCTGCAACGGGAGCTGGAGTGGATTCGCATGAGTCCCAAGGGCCGCCATGCCAAGGCCAAGGCCCGTATCAACCAATATGAGCAGCTCCTCAACCAGGACTCCTCTGAGCGGATGAAAAAGCTGGAGATCTACATCCCACCTGGTCCCCGTTTGGGCAAGGTGGTCATTGAGGGGGAGGGGATCAGCAAGAGCTATGGCGATCGGATCCTGGTGGAGGACCTTTCCTTTTCCCTGCCACCGGGCGGCATCGTCGGGATTGTCGGTCCCAACGGCGCAGGTAAGACCACTCTCTTTCGCATGATCACCGGCCAGGAAGAGCCGGATGAGGGCAGCATCCGCATAGGTGAGACGGTCAAGCTCTGCTATGTGGATCAGGGCCGTGATAACCTTGATCCCAACAAAACCATCTACGAGACCATCTCTGAGGGCCAGGAGACGATTTGGCTCGGTACCCAGGAGGTCAACGCCCGGGCCTATGTGGGCAAATTTAACTTCAGCGGCTCTGCCCAGCAGAATAAGGTCTCAGAGATCTCCGGTGGCCAGCGGAATCGGGTCCATCTGGCCATGATGCTCAAAGAGGGCGGCAACGTACTCCTGCTTGATGAGCCCACCAATGACCTGGATGTGAATACCTTGCGGGCCCTGGAAGAAGCCCTGGAGAGCTACGGCGGTTGCGCGGTGATCATCAGCCATGACCGCTGGTTCCTGGATCGGCTTGCCACCCATATCATGGCCTTTGAGGGCGATTCCAAGGTGGTCTGGTTTGAGGGCAATTACTCAGAATACGAGCAGGACTATAAAAAGCGGATGGGCGCAGAGGCAGATCAACCCCATCGGATCCGCTATCGGAGCTTAACCAGGGCTTAG